The nucleotide window GTCTAAGATTTTTCGAAGAGAAAAGCATCAAAGAAATAGCAGAAGAACTCAATCTTTCTGTGGCCAATACAAAAGTGAGAATAATGCGCGCCAAAAAGATCTTGGCCGAGTTATTAAAAGAAGACGAAACCGATTTTTAAATTTAAGATCAAAATGGAGGATTTAATTCAACAAGATACAGCCATTCAAAAACCAAAATGGATCCGCGTAAAATTGCCAACTGGCAAAAATTACCGCGAACTAAGACATTTGGTAGATAAATATAAGCTGAACACCATTTGCCAAAGTGGAAGCTGTCCAAATATGGGCGAATGTTGGGGCGAAGGAACCGCAACGTTTATGATCCTCGGAAACATCTGCACCAGAAGTTGTGGATTTTGTGGTGTGAAAACTGGAAAACCCTTGGATGTGAATTGGGATGAGCCGGAAAAAGTAGCACGTTCTATCAAATTAATGAAAATCAAACACGCAGTTTTGACTTCGGTTGACCGCGACGATTTGAAAGATATGGGTTCGATTCTTTGGGGTGAAACGGTGAATGCTGTTCGTAGGATTTCTCCGGGTACAACGATGGAAACGTTGATTCCAGATTTTCAAGGCATTACAAAACACCTTGACAGAATGGTAGAAGTAGCGCCAGAAGTGATTTCCCACAATATGGAAACTGTAAAACGTTTAACCAGAGAAGTGAGAATTCAAGCGAAATACGAAAGAAGTCTTGAAGTTCTCAGATATTTGAAAGAAGCTGGACAAAATCGTACAAAAACTGGCGTAATGCTAGGTCTTGGCGAAACAAGAGACGAGGTTTTCCAAACAATTGAGGATATCAGAAACGCCAATGTGGATGTGATCACGATGGGTCAATATCTCCAACCAACCAAAAAACACCTTCCTGTGAAAAGTTTTATCACGCCGGAACAGTTTGATGAGTACGGCGATTTTGCAAGAAGCTTAGGTTTCCGTCACGTGGAAAGTTCACCTTTGGTGAGAAGTTCTTATCACGCTGAGAAGCATATTCACTAAGATTTCAATTTGATTCAAAATAAAAAAAGACTCCTATATGGAGTCTTTTAC belongs to Chryseobacterium sp. KACC 21268 and includes:
- the lipA gene encoding lipoyl synthase is translated as MEDLIQQDTAIQKPKWIRVKLPTGKNYRELRHLVDKYKLNTICQSGSCPNMGECWGEGTATFMILGNICTRSCGFCGVKTGKPLDVNWDEPEKVARSIKLMKIKHAVLTSVDRDDLKDMGSILWGETVNAVRRISPGTTMETLIPDFQGITKHLDRMVEVAPEVISHNMETVKRLTREVRIQAKYERSLEVLRYLKEAGQNRTKTGVMLGLGETRDEVFQTIEDIRNANVDVITMGQYLQPTKKHLPVKSFITPEQFDEYGDFARSLGFRHVESSPLVRSSYHAEKHIH